A stretch of Paenibacillus sp. URB8-2 DNA encodes these proteins:
- a CDS encoding DUF1129 family protein has product MKVKDMIKENNRLREQMTPFNRSYMEDMIIALRASRIDKLRTEELLLEAAHTLLEAQARGKNAKQVFGDKPEEYFRKIMDETPERPAFSRQKIVLMIPWVALTWLFGVLAAGGLISLWFTGTAGMFGQISLFTLIGVGLGSIIFVGLIMKWLGSLSEDDAPKAGKFDLKSLGTYVAVAVIIVTAGLLLGKWLPTFPLSPWVSLIVFTAGLIGQRLLFRRK; this is encoded by the coding sequence ATGAAAGTGAAAGATATGATTAAAGAAAATAACCGTTTGCGGGAACAAATGACGCCCTTCAACCGCTCCTATATGGAGGATATGATTATCGCGCTGCGGGCAAGCCGGATCGATAAGCTGCGCACGGAAGAGCTTCTGCTGGAAGCCGCCCATACCCTGCTCGAAGCCCAGGCCCGGGGGAAAAACGCGAAGCAGGTATTCGGGGACAAACCCGAAGAATATTTTAGAAAGATCATGGATGAAACACCCGAACGCCCTGCGTTTAGCAGGCAAAAAATAGTGCTCATGATTCCCTGGGTTGCCCTGACCTGGCTGTTCGGGGTTCTAGCGGCCGGCGGCCTGATCTCCCTATGGTTTACGGGAACCGCCGGCATGTTCGGACAAATCAGCCTGTTTACGTTAATCGGCGTCGGCTTGGGATCGATTATTTTTGTGGGACTGATTATGAAATGGCTCGGTTCCTTGTCGGAAGACGACGCGCCCAAGGCCGGAAAATTCGATTTGAAGTCTCTCGGCACCTATGTCGCCGTCGCCGTTATCATCGTTACCGCCGGTCTTCTTCTCGGCAAATGGCTGCCGACGTTCCCCCTATCCCCGTGGGTCAGCCTGATTGTATTCACGGCAGGGCTGATCGGCCAGAGACTGTTGTTCCGCCGCAAATAA
- a CDS encoding alpha/beta hydrolase family protein yields MERAIVIRHNQEELTASIHYPSKVQGATGRCKDRVPLAVICHGFVGSRIGVDRLFVKAARELAKDGYMVIRFDYIGCGESSGSYGSESLESMIAQTRTVLDYGLSCTDVDPTRVTLIGHSLGGAVALLTGVRDRRVKTLVMWSAVGYPFNDIVKIVGREAYDMAVKTGSADHAGYAFTPVYFNSLAEFQPFQEADKFSGDVLLVHGTSDEVIPVDYAFLYQKLFWKRPEGRCDKEIIFQANHTFSSGDAQSQVIGATREWMNRQEQIQQEWQNWMI; encoded by the coding sequence ATGGAACGGGCTATCGTCATCAGACATAATCAAGAGGAGCTGACCGCCAGCATTCACTATCCGTCAAAGGTGCAGGGAGCGACCGGACGGTGTAAGGACCGGGTCCCGCTCGCCGTCATCTGCCACGGGTTCGTCGGCAGCCGTATCGGTGTGGATCGTCTGTTCGTCAAGGCCGCCCGCGAGCTGGCGAAGGACGGCTATATGGTGATCCGCTTTGATTATATCGGCTGCGGTGAAAGCAGCGGCAGCTACGGCAGCGAAAGTCTGGAATCCATGATCGCGCAGACTCGGACTGTGCTTGATTACGGCCTGAGCTGCACCGATGTCGATCCGACTCGTGTGACGCTGATCGGGCACAGCCTGGGCGGAGCGGTAGCCCTGCTGACGGGAGTCCGCGACCGCCGGGTGAAGACTCTGGTGATGTGGTCGGCGGTCGGGTATCCTTTCAATGATATCGTCAAAATCGTCGGGCGCGAGGCTTACGACATGGCGGTGAAGACGGGCTCGGCGGATCATGCGGGTTATGCCTTCACCCCCGTATACTTCAATTCGCTGGCCGAATTTCAGCCTTTTCAGGAAGCCGACAAATTCAGCGGCGATGTGCTTCTGGTTCACGGTACCTCCGACGAAGTCATCCCGGTGGATTATGCCTTCCTGTATCAGAAGCTGTTCTGGAAACGTCCGGAAGGCCGCTGCGACAAAGAGATCATATTCCAGGCCAATCACACGTTCTCCTCGGGCGACGCGCAGTCCCAGGTCATCGGAGCAACGCGGGAGTGGATGAACCGGCAGGAGCAAATCCAGCAGGAATGGCAGAACTGGATGATATAG
- a CDS encoding dioxygenase family protein, with translation MKIPAFFIAHGSPLLALEDNEYTRFLERLGADLPRPRAIVVFSAHWDSPHQLLTADEHYETQHDFYGFPEDMYRLTYPAPGDPELSLRIRELFTSHNLPHQPVLGRGLDHGVWVILKKMFPQADIPVVALSVDSLRSPKEQYEIGRMLSPLREEGVLFIGSGGLVHNLRLLINSDQPGEWALKFDAWIAEALESWNLQELFNYDKKAPHAREAVPSYGKEHFVPLFYVLGTAAKGTKAQRMFQAYQYGTLSLNCWKFE, from the coding sequence ATGAAAATACCGGCATTTTTTATCGCGCACGGTTCCCCGCTGCTCGCCCTCGAGGATAACGAATATACCCGCTTTCTGGAGCGGCTCGGCGCAGATTTACCCAGGCCCCGGGCTATTGTCGTCTTCTCGGCGCATTGGGACAGTCCGCATCAGCTGCTTACGGCCGACGAGCATTACGAAACGCAGCATGATTTCTACGGCTTTCCGGAAGATATGTACCGGCTGACTTATCCTGCTCCGGGAGATCCCGAGCTGAGCCTGCGGATTCGTGAGTTGTTCACGAGCCATAACCTGCCCCACCAGCCCGTGTTGGGCAGGGGGCTTGATCATGGGGTCTGGGTAATTTTGAAGAAAATGTTCCCGCAGGCCGACATCCCGGTTGTCGCGCTGTCCGTCGATTCCCTGCGCTCCCCGAAGGAGCAGTATGAGATTGGGCGAATGCTTTCGCCTCTCAGAGAGGAAGGCGTGCTGTTCATCGGCAGCGGAGGTCTTGTCCATAATCTTCGGCTGCTTATCAACAGCGATCAGCCCGGAGAATGGGCGCTGAAATTCGACGCCTGGATTGCGGAAGCGCTGGAGTCCTGGAATCTTCAGGAGCTGTTCAATTACGACAAGAAGGCGCCTCACGCCAGGGAAGCGGTCCCGTCCTACGGCAAAGAGCATTTTGTCCCGCTATTCTACGTTTTGGGAACGGCGGCCAAAGGCACGAAGGCGCAGCGGATGTTTCAGGCGTACCAATACGGAACACTTAGCCTGAACTGCTGGAAATTCGAATAA
- a CDS encoding CehA/McbA family metallohydrolase, with amino-acid sequence MRWLASELHTHTFHSDGRQSLLELASGAAKLGFDCIALTDHNTMSGLGDSELIERETGVVIIPGMEWTTFYGHMVTIGLQDFVDWRKTGQSEIHEGISMVHGRGGLAGMAHPFRIGNPVCTGCYWEYEIKDWNDLDYIEVWSGTFASVKPENRRAFALWTDRLNAGIRIAATSGRDWHEQANTDEPLSVTYLGLDDEPGTISQKAVRALAQGRVSVTVGPLVTMEAEAAGALYSIGESVSVRNEADTIQLHVKLDFSVRQTLWELPKQDFTLKIMGNSGTLAQCAAGSADQLYGFSIPAYGLIWARAELWGVVKGVRTMIAFTNATYFDTVSTKIRGMKE; translated from the coding sequence ATGAGATGGCTGGCTTCCGAACTTCATACACATACCTTTCACAGCGACGGCAGACAGTCACTGCTGGAACTGGCTTCAGGTGCGGCGAAGCTGGGCTTCGACTGCATCGCGCTTACCGATCATAATACGATGTCGGGGCTTGGAGACAGTGAGCTAATCGAGCGGGAAACGGGTGTCGTCATCATACCGGGCATGGAGTGGACGACCTTCTACGGGCATATGGTAACGATCGGCCTGCAGGATTTTGTGGATTGGCGCAAGACGGGACAGTCTGAGATTCACGAAGGAATCTCCATGGTTCACGGGCGGGGCGGGCTTGCCGGAATGGCGCATCCTTTTCGGATCGGAAATCCCGTCTGTACCGGTTGTTACTGGGAATATGAAATCAAAGATTGGAACGACCTTGATTACATCGAAGTGTGGTCGGGAACGTTCGCATCCGTCAAGCCCGAGAATCGGCGGGCCTTCGCTTTGTGGACGGACCGGCTGAACGCCGGTATCCGCATCGCGGCTACATCCGGACGGGATTGGCATGAGCAGGCGAACACGGACGAGCCTCTCTCGGTCACTTATCTGGGACTGGACGACGAGCCGGGAACTATCTCGCAAAAAGCGGTTCGGGCGCTTGCGCAGGGGAGGGTCTCCGTAACGGTCGGTCCGCTGGTAACGATGGAGGCAGAGGCCGCCGGCGCATTGTACAGTATCGGCGAATCGGTCTCCGTGCGAAATGAAGCAGACACAATTCAACTCCATGTGAAGCTCGACTTTTCCGTTAGACAGACGTTGTGGGAACTGCCGAAACAGGATTTTACGTTAAAGATTATGGGTAATTCGGGCACACTCGCACAATGCGCCGCAGGTTCCGCCGATCAGCTCTACGGGTTCAGCATCCCGGCATACGGGTTGATCTGGGCGAGGGCCGAATTATGGGGAGTTGTAAAAGGCGTGCGAACGATGATCGCTTTTACGAATGCCACTTACTTTGATACCGTCTCTACTAAAATAAGGGGGATGAAAGAGTGA
- a CDS encoding glycerophosphodiester phosphodiesterase: MNAVPLVTAHTGCMNTPDNSLLSIETGLANGADIIEDDIRVTRDGVPVLSHDNEVRLADGSVGSLSQMTISELNESLSIPIVKLEQALHLVRCAGKTMNLDLKTDDCLEPVSELVEQLGMIDRTFLSGCEVDRARKAKHSNSRLRKLLNVDASLFLARSYTEAVLQTLQDAESAGCFGINVPYRLVESYLLEKAAEYGFQIYIWTVDREEEMRLYAAMGVHSITTRNVADLVRVKKEMLAEGS; this comes from the coding sequence GTGAATGCTGTTCCGCTTGTTACCGCGCATACCGGATGTATGAATACGCCCGATAACTCTCTGCTCTCGATCGAGACGGGTCTTGCGAACGGTGCGGATATTATTGAAGACGACATTCGGGTTACCCGCGACGGCGTACCCGTGCTCAGCCATGATAATGAGGTCCGCCTCGCAGACGGCTCCGTGGGCAGCCTTTCCCAAATGACGATTTCGGAGCTGAATGAGAGTCTTTCCATTCCGATCGTCAAGCTGGAGCAGGCTTTGCATTTAGTGCGGTGTGCTGGGAAGACGATGAATCTCGACCTGAAGACGGATGACTGCCTTGAGCCGGTATCCGAGTTGGTTGAACAGCTTGGCATGATCGACCGCACATTTCTATCGGGCTGCGAGGTAGACAGGGCCCGCAAAGCCAAGCATAGCAACTCTAGATTGCGTAAGCTTCTCAATGTGGATGCCAGCCTGTTTCTTGCCCGGAGCTATACTGAAGCCGTCTTGCAGACACTTCAAGATGCTGAAAGCGCCGGCTGCTTCGGAATTAACGTACCTTACCGTTTAGTCGAATCGTATCTGCTGGAGAAGGCGGCTGAATACGGGTTTCAAATCTACATCTGGACTGTTGATCGGGAAGAAGAGATGAGACTATACGCGGCTATGGGCGTGCATTCCATCACTACAAGAAACGTTGCCGACCTCGTTCGGGTTAAAAAGGAAATGTTGGCGGAAGGAAGTTGA